In Stomoxys calcitrans chromosome 2, idStoCalc2.1, whole genome shotgun sequence, the following proteins share a genomic window:
- the LOC106084366 gene encoding nuclear receptor binding SET domain protein isoform X1, with protein MENEGDNALNDSTATVVKGRQRRIRVLHQNERDRNQENIDESFKESKISLSESNLEEEAKSSTKVEEKQTSRSSTPTTVNSSTPRRRKDPLAHLHSNLSPKYIGFVTTTTSLDNSCEEGGTRKTRRRNNISSSADTSLTKNNSDTGDNMAAQLFGTHDTSLGYVRRVPKDGNDSPEVRNSRRKEFVSPIEKLLKKNGSIVDGEMLPDDVNAKNNNKSSKEDFELIELDPKLVEETPSVDYENVEQQLETNDAVTTNEDGHFGCFENVNQRLNDDKDSSVKQSLGSDKDSNLSTFTDASNSTELLVPQYSNTIENNETLTCAIMVESQSPTNISAKESSLDIQTSVSEQLCKVSSDSNNIVNINSNIGAVSGTEPTGEHKNNADAIVMISDNNIVDDHMKNIVESDDKIEKYAYESIEGKSALETKDLSLDGNKKSKESLQIDEKDKEVDEIVQQTNHSKVDLESVDSESNADFVETVAAKSPSAVSMDSAKGSSIINDGSWMTFSTGDLFWGQIYNYCYWPCMVCPDPDGKSITTKENNMSGDHHVMVHVRFFADNARRNWVRRENLMPFTTLQQYQERLEECREKYGTKSSKFKMFVPKKKQESVWYEAVNEANAVAEVPYEERLEKFYEIFDKSKITQKNKQQRRKSMYIPTARHLSASDGESFYGSQENVNNLSIPTNAMKRERSTSPFSPAYSPIKNMTAKKRKLSADIVMVTDSEVISTSDEYTSHRDDHAAGSMQTSNSSQIVKARKSLQDLEMFNGIEFQRFYIAMKDYVLEDNTNEELDKSLVVAVRNIWALKQLSRQQMLTQLSVSPAALTAELDSVANDNVKRLSNRLRDIMLRKSLQSQRSSLDLTTDTPATSKQTKDSGAIIEKPKKVVNRPILEVVDDIFELDRRYLFKGMGRDPVCKYCYKPGGNLRRCSKNCHSWMHMECITKDFSQNGKIRKSQKRSLATPKPATDSASEEISSRHSSSTQDLSTTENIETTLTATSHVTSETEAEVICRECANNEPIKCMVCNQTDSGKLEDPLVKCTMGQCDRSFHPACCKYWPQSKITISKNHIQSFRCPSHVCHTCVSDDPKGKFQQLSNARLTKCIKCPATFHTDSTCIPAGSQILTAAHIICPRHASLKHDMTINVNWCFFCVRGGQVVCCETCPTAVHAQCLKIPIDPNEGYICEECESGRMPLYGEMVWAKFTQFRWWPAIILPPTEIPQNIARKPHNPSDFVVRFFGTHDHGWISRRRVYLYLEGDSSEPPKSKTSSLDISYNRGVEEAKQVYEIIKAKKLQQRTLNENKEKLHPQPYVRIKANRPVPPVKLHVDMDSVSKCDCDPNDENPCGPDTNCLNRVLYHECNPKVCPARDRCQNQLFESRKSPRLDVVYMKERGFGLICLEPIKAGSFVIEYVGEIINDNEFRSRMAQKSLDRDENFYFLSVEKDYIIDAGPKGNLARFMNHSCDPNCETQKWSVNSLNRVGLFAIKDIPENTELTFNYHWDDLLGNERKTCYCGSKNCSGEIGGKLKESESKESTPGVDDSNPKVAKGKSKKSKMKPIKRLPNKATIGKRKSTSKIKVNGVMHKSNKLASAAALAVTSNVPEAIADKDDDETDRETTSTNISPSPEDAISRTYLSLRLIFFSSVSHLQPLRRAVYVFHMISSSILKVDFVTPLTRFVRLFMELLLFN; from the exons ATGGAAAACGAAGGCGATAACGCTTTAAATGATTCTACGGCGACGGTAGTCAAAGGACGACAACGTCGAATAAGAGTATTGCACCAGAACGAAAGAGACAGAAATCAGGAGAATATTGATGAGTCGTTCAAAGAGTCAAAAATTTCGTTGTCAGAGTCAAATTTGGAAGAGGAAGCCAAAAGTTCGACTAAAGTCGAAGAAAAGCAAACATCTAGATCAAGCACACCAACTACTGTTAACTCATCGACACCTAGAA GAAGAAAGGACCCACTAGCACATCTTCATTCCAACCTTAGTCCAAAGTATATAGGATTTGTAACTACTACAACTAGTTTGGATAACAGTTGCGAAGAGGGAGGAACACGAAAGACGCGACGACGAAATAATATAAGTAGTAGCGCAGACACGTCTTTAACGAAGAACAACTCAGACACAGGCGACAATATGGCTGCCCAATTATTCGGAACTCATGACACTTCACTGGGTTATGTTCGACGTGTACCCAAAGATGGAAACGACTCGCCAGAGGTGAGGAATAGCAGACGAAAAGAATTTGTCAGTCCAATAGAGAAACTGTTGAAAAAGAATGGTTCAATTGTTGACGGCGAAATGCTACCTGATGATGTAAATgccaaaaataacaacaaatcatCCAAGGAAGACTTTGAACTAATAGAATTAGATCCCAAACTGGTCGAAGAAACACCCTCAGTAGACTATGAGAATGTAGAACAACAATTAGAAACAAATGATGCTGTTACGACGAATGAGGATGGGCATTTTGGGTGCTTTGAAAATGTTAACCAAAGGCTAAATGACGACAAAGATTCTTCTGTTAAACAATCATTGGGGAGCGATAAAGATTCAAACCTGTCGACGTTTACAGATGCAAGTAATTCAACTGAACTATTGGTCCCACAATATTCGAATACTATTGAAAATAATGAGACATTAACTTGCGCCATCATGGTCGAATCTCAAAGCCCTACGAATATTTCTGCAAAAGAATCATCTCTCGATATTCAAACTTCAGTTTCAGAgcaactgtgtaaagtttctTCTGATTCGAACAATATAGTGAATATCAACTCTAATATTGGTGCTGTTTCTGGCACGGAGCCAACGGGAGAACATAAAAATAATGCTGATGCCATTGTCATGATTAGTGATAACAATATAGTAGATGATCACATGAAAAACATTGTTGAAAGTGACGACAAAATAGAAAAGTATGCCTACGAAAGTATTGAAGGAAAATCCGCACTAGAGACAAAAGATCTTTCACTTGATGGCAATAAGAAATCTAAGGAATCCCTACAAATCGATGAAAAAGACAAAGAAGTCGATGAAATAGTGCAACAAACAAACCATAGCAAAGTTGATTTAGAAAGTGTCGACTCGGAAAGCAATGCAGATTTTGTCGAAACAGTTGCGGCCAAGTCACCATCCGCTGTCAGCATGGATAGCGCTAAAGGATCCTCTATAATAAATGATGGTTCCTGGATGACGTTTTCAACAGGGGActtattttggggtcaaatataTAACTACTGCTATTGGCCATGTATGGTTTGCCCCGATCCGGACGGCAAGTCCATAACGACCAAAGAAAACAACATGTCTGGCGATCATCACGTCATGGTCCATGTCCGTTTCTTCGCCGACAATGCCCGCCGCAATTGGGTAAGACGGGAAAATCTAATGCCTTTTACAACGTTACAACAGTATCAGGAACGGTTGGAAGAATGCCGCGAAAAGTATGGAaccaaaagttcaaaattcaaaatgtttGTTCCAAAAAAGAAACAGGAATCGGTTTGGTACGAAGCAGTAAATGAGGCTAATGCAGTTGCTGAAGTTCCGTACGAAGAAcgcttagaaaaattttatgaaatatttgacAAATCCAA aattacacaaaaaaataagCAACAACGTCGTAAATCTATGTATATACCAACGGCACGACATTTATCTGCGTCGGATGGAGAAAGCTTCTATGGATCACAAGAAAATGTAAATAATCTATCTATCCCAAcaaatgccatgaaacgtgagcGGTCCACGTCTCCATTTAGTCCGGCCTATTCGCCTATCAAAAACATGACAGCTAAAAAGCGTAAACTGAGCGCAGACATTGTAATGGTGACCGATTCTGAAGTTATTAGTACATCCGATGAATATACCTCACACAGAGACGATCATGCGGCAGGTAGTATGCAAACCTCCAATTCTTCTCAAATCGTAAAAGCAAGGAAATCTCTGCAAGACTTGGAGATGTTTAATGGAATTGAGTTCCAAAGGTTTTACATAGCAATGAAAGATTATGTGTTAGAGGATAATACAAACGAAGAACTGGACAAAAGTTTAGTTGTGGCAGTGCGTAATATCTGGGCTCTTAAGCAGTTAAGTCGCCAGCAAATGCTTACGCAATTGAGTGTTTCGCCTGCAGCTTTAACAGCAGAGTTAGATTCTGTGGCAAATGATAATGTTAAACGTCTTTCGAATCGCTTGAGAGATATTATGCTACGTAAGTCCCTTCAATCCCAACGATCGTCTCTGGATCTAACAACCGACACTCCAGCAACTTCAAAACAAACCAAGGATTCGGGCGCTATAATAGAAAAGCCAAAAAAGGTGGTGAATCGTCCTATTTTAGAAGTTGTGGATGATATTTTCGAATTGGACAGAAGATATCTTTTTAAAGGCATGGGTCGTGATCCAGTATGTAAATATTGTTACAAACCCGGTGGGAATTTGAGGAGATGCTCGAAGAATTGTCATTCCTGGATGCACATGGAATGCATTACTAAGGACTTTTCTCAAAATGGTAAAATAAGGAAATCGCAAAAACGTTCACTTGCCACTCCAAAGCCCGCCACAGATTCTGCAAGTGAGGAGATTAGCAGCAGACACTCATCATCTACACAAGATTTGTCGACTACAGAAAATATCGAAACGACATTGACGGCAACATCTCATGTCACTTCGGAAACTGAGGCTGAAGTTATATGCAGAGAGTGTGCCAACAATGAGCCTATAAAGTGCATGGTGTGTAATCAAACCGACTCTGGTAAATTAGAGGACCCTCTAGTAAAATGTACCATGGGCCAGTGTGACCGCTCCTTCCATCCTGCCTGTTGTAAATATTGGCCTCAATCAAAAATTACCATTTCTAAAAACCACATACAATCATTTCGTTGTCCATCTCATGTTTGTCATACGTGTGTTTCTGACGACCCAAAAGGAAAATTCCAACAGTTAAGCAATGCGCGATTAACGAAATGCATTAAATGTCCGGCCACTTTCCACACAGACTCAACTTGCATTCCGGCAGGCTCACAGATCCTAACAGCTGCTCATATTATTTGTCCACGGCATGCCAGTCTTAAGCATGACATGACTATCAATGTTAATTGGTGTTTTTTCTGTGTGCGTGGAGGTCAAGTTGTATGCTGTGAGACGTGTCCTACAGCAGTGCATGCACAGTGTCTGAAAATTCCAATAGATCCCAATGAGGGCTATATATGTGAAGAATGTGAGTCTGGTCGCATGCCACTTTACGGTGAAATGGTGTGGGCGAAATTTACACAATTTAGATGGTGGCCAGCCATTATTTTACCGCCAACGGAAATACCGCAAAATATTGCGAGAAAGCCACACAATCCATCAgattttgttgtccgattttttgGTACTCACGATCATGGATGGATTTCACGACGCAGAGTGTACTTGTATTTGGAAGGAGATAGTTCAGAACCACCAAAGTCGAAAACGTCAA GTTTGGACATTAGCTATAATCGTGGTGTTGAGGAAGCGAAACAAGTTTATGAGATTATCAAAGCGAAAAAGCTTCAACAACGCACTTTAAACGAAAACAAGGAGAAGCTGCACCCCCAGCCATATGTACGAATTAAGGCGAATCGACCAGTTCCGCCAGTAAAGTTGCATGTGGACATGGACAGCGTCAGTAAGTGCGATTGTGATCCAAATGATGAGAATCCTTGTGGTCCGGACACCAATTGCCTCAATCGTGTACTCTATCACGAATGCAATCCAAAAGTATGTCCGGCTCGTGATCGGTGCCAGAATCAATTGTTTGAATCTCGCAAGTCCCCTCGACTTGATGTTGTATACATGAAGGAACGTGGTTTCGGCTTAATATGTCTGGAGCCTATTAAAGCTGGCTCTTTTGTAATCGAGTACGTAGGAGAAATAATCAACGATAATGAATTTCGTTCCCGAATGGCCCAAAAATCATTGGATCGCGATGAAAACTTTTATTTCCTTTCCGTGGAGAAGGATTACATCATTGACGCGGGGCCAAAGGGCAATTTGGCACGTTTTATGAACCACTCATGTGACCCTAATTGTGAGACACAGAAATGGTCGGTGAATTCGTTGAATCGTGTAGGCCTATTTGCCATAAAAGACATACCTGAG AACACCGAGCTAACATTCAACTATCACTGGGATGATTTGTTGGGCAATGAAAGAAAAACTTGCTACTGTGGTTCCAAAAATTGTTCCGGAGAAATTGGTGGAAAATTAAAAGAGAGTGAATCAAAG GAGTCAACTCCTGGCGTTGACGATTCTAACCCAAAGGTGGCTAAAGGAAAATCTAAGAAATCAAAAATGAAGCCAATAAAACGGTTACCCAATAAAGCAACCATCGGAAAGCGTAAATCAACGTCGAAAATTAAGGTAAATGGCGTCATGCACAAATCAAACAAATTGGCTTCAGCTGCTGCCCTAGCAGTCACATCAAATGTGCCGGAAGCAATCGCAGACAAGGATGATGATGAAACTGACAGGGAGACTACTTCCACCAATATTTCGCCATCTCCAGAAGATGCAATTT CACGTACCTACCTAAGCCTTCGACTTATATTTTTCTCTTCAGTTTCCCATTTGCAACCACTAAGGCGAGCTGTGTACGTTTTTCACATGATTTCTTCAAGCATTTTAAAAGTTGATTTTGTTACCCCTCTGACGAGATTTGTTAGACTTTTCATGGAGTTATTGCTTTTTAATTAG